From a region of the Nonlabens dokdonensis DSW-6 genome:
- a CDS encoding alpha/beta fold hydrolase has translation MKNIIVLVSVFLMMGCQNKKDGQEEQSESTKPVQEKTFVELGGEKQYVEMTGASDQLPVLLFLHGGPGWPQTPHLRYFNADLTKEMILVSWDQAGCGLSYQKNPTPKNLSIESLVSDAHELTLYLKKRFNKEKIVLLGFSYGSVIGLKLAEKYPEDYYAYLGVSQIIDTKENWDVSMQWLKDQAQKKQDTAVLNQLSLIEQRDTSVCKTKLDCFMSKYQLLVKYNGTIFNPEVAKEIEKAEQHVYDDYKDYDWYEAYNYTSSRLTSKVFDTDLTGIKSLEIPVFFMAGRHDWNLPGVVAERYLKSLKAPQKEYIWFEQSGHEPPEEEPDKFNKTIIKIVKEKSH, from the coding sequence ATGAAAAATATTATAGTATTAGTATCTGTTTTTCTTATGATGGGTTGTCAAAACAAAAAAGATGGACAAGAAGAGCAATCTGAAAGCACAAAACCTGTTCAAGAAAAAACTTTTGTCGAATTAGGAGGTGAAAAGCAATATGTAGAAATGACAGGTGCTTCAGATCAATTACCTGTATTGCTTTTTTTACATGGTGGACCAGGTTGGCCACAGACACCGCATCTCCGATATTTTAATGCTGATTTAACCAAAGAAATGATTTTAGTTTCTTGGGATCAAGCAGGTTGTGGACTTTCTTATCAAAAAAACCCAACCCCAAAGAATCTAAGCATTGAAAGTTTGGTTAGTGATGCCCATGAATTGACATTATACCTCAAAAAGAGATTCAATAAAGAGAAAATTGTTCTACTCGGATTTTCTTATGGAAGCGTTATTGGTCTAAAACTAGCCGAAAAGTACCCTGAAGACTATTATGCCTATTTAGGTGTCTCTCAAATTATTGATACAAAAGAAAATTGGGATGTATCTATGCAATGGCTAAAAGACCAAGCACAAAAAAAACAAGATACTGCCGTGTTAAATCAACTAAGCTTGATAGAACAAAGAGACACATCTGTTTGTAAAACAAAATTGGATTGTTTTATGAGCAAATATCAATTGTTAGTGAAATACAACGGAACGATATTCAATCCAGAAGTTGCTAAAGAAATCGAGAAAGCCGAGCAACACGTTTATGATGATTACAAGGATTATGACTGGTATGAAGCTTATAATTATACGAGCTCTAGATTAACATCGAAAGTATTCGACACAGATCTAACAGGTATTAAGTCTTTAGAAATTCCAGTTTTTTTCATGGCTGGTCGTCATGATTGGAATTTGCCTGGTGTTGTTGCAGAGCGATATCTAAAAAGTTTAAAGGCTCCGCAAAAAGAATATATATGGTTTGAACAATCAGGGCACGAACCACCTGAAGAAGAGCCTGATAAATTCAATAAAACCATCATTAAAATAGTAAAAGAAAAAAGCCACTAA
- a CDS encoding alpha/beta hydrolase-fold protein, with protein MKHSIYLLVLIGSILMVNQNAIAQTTEYQTEQFQNRIVDSIFSKTLNESRDFWVRLPDNFQPDSDEKYAVIYLMDGFSLESTLEAVYGNYWGHYLPHMILVGVSNRKKRTRDLTTSQIKMRRGSAFDYETGGAETFTKFMEEELIPYIDNKYPTMNYRTLIGHSYAGLFTINMLVNHKHLFQNYIAIDPSLDWDDQKLLKQAKQKLSTESYEGKSLFVSLAAEQLHMWNEEINMENIMDDSSEFTLFARSIIEFSNYTTSQKQNGLNFSWKVYNEDLHGTVPLPSIRDGLIFLFQWYQFKSPQKYNNPETSIEELVSLLKVQEQIYTEHFGVPTAPMIDEMLSGYGYMNMQMGQPKKAFMFFEMNIKYNPKNATAYESMAEYYESQNDKENTLKYLNKAFELSGKDYYKERIEALNKK; from the coding sequence ATGAAACATTCCATCTACTTATTAGTACTTATCGGATCGATTTTAATGGTAAATCAAAATGCAATTGCACAAACAACTGAGTACCAAACGGAGCAATTTCAAAATCGAATAGTGGATTCCATATTTTCTAAAACTTTAAATGAAAGTCGTGACTTTTGGGTTAGATTACCAGATAATTTTCAGCCAGATAGTGATGAAAAATATGCCGTGATTTATCTAATGGATGGATTTTCACTAGAAAGCACTTTGGAAGCTGTTTATGGTAATTATTGGGGACATTACTTACCGCATATGATACTTGTTGGGGTTTCTAATCGCAAGAAGCGAACAAGAGATTTAACTACATCGCAGATAAAAATGAGACGCGGTAGTGCATTTGATTATGAAACTGGAGGTGCAGAAACCTTTACCAAATTTATGGAAGAGGAACTCATCCCATATATTGACAATAAGTATCCAACCATGAACTATCGTACATTAATTGGACATTCTTATGCCGGATTGTTTACTATAAATATGTTGGTTAATCATAAACATCTCTTTCAAAACTATATAGCCATAGATCCAAGTCTGGATTGGGATGACCAAAAATTATTGAAACAGGCAAAACAAAAACTGAGTACAGAAAGTTATGAAGGAAAGTCCCTCTTTGTGTCTTTAGCTGCAGAGCAGCTACATATGTGGAATGAAGAAATAAACATGGAGAATATTATGGATGACTCTTCAGAATTTACATTGTTTGCGCGTTCAATCATTGAGTTTTCAAATTATACTACATCTCAAAAACAGAATGGATTAAATTTTTCATGGAAAGTCTATAATGAAGATTTACATGGTACAGTTCCTTTACCATCAATAAGAGATGGGCTAATTTTTCTTTTTCAATGGTATCAGTTTAAATCTCCTCAAAAATATAATAACCCAGAAACCTCTATAGAAGAATTGGTTTCGCTATTGAAGGTACAGGAACAAATTTATACAGAACATTTTGGTGTTCCTACTGCACCAATGATTGACGAAATGTTAAGTGGCTATGGTTACATGAATATGCAAATGGGACAACCTAAAAAGGCGTTCATGTTTTTTGAAATGAATATCAAATACAATCCTAAAAATGCTACTGCCTATGAATCAATGGCTGAATATTATGAATCTCAAAACGATAAAGAGAATACCTTAAAATACTTAAACAAGGCCTTTGAATTAAGTGGTAAAGATTACTATAAAGAAAGGATTGAAGCTCTAAATAAAAAATAA
- a CDS encoding alpha-amylase — MALGALAAAASGAVVLKYIETGIKVADFLISERLSSTVENIRSFFDKKEIDKPSNFDLNEAKDFIDSLMQIDMRILDTIRKDINEAIKKYTECLKDAINRQEKNACDIRAERAVCDSLNRIMDRNGDNLPSKYLKNQWKSFKCVRI; from the coding sequence ATGGCCTTAGGAGCATTAGCAGCTGCAGCTAGTGGAGCAGTAGTTTTGAAATATATAGAAACTGGAATAAAAGTCGCTGATTTTTTGATTTCTGAGAGACTCTCATCAACCGTTGAAAATATTCGCTCATTTTTTGATAAAAAGGAAATCGATAAACCATCAAATTTTGACCTAAATGAGGCAAAGGATTTTATTGATTCTCTTATGCAGATTGATATGAGGATTCTAGACACTATTCGAAAAGACATAAACGAGGCCATTAAAAAATATACTGAATGTTTAAAAGACGCTATTAACCGTCAAGAAAAGAATGCTTGTGATATAAGAGCTGAAAGGGCTGTTTGTGATTCACTTAATAGAATAATGGATAGAAATGGTGATAACTTACCTAGCAAATATCTGAAAAATCAATGGAAATCGTTCAAATGTGTTCGAATATAA